Proteins encoded by one window of Vigna radiata var. radiata cultivar VC1973A chromosome 5, Vradiata_ver6, whole genome shotgun sequence:
- the LOC106762838 gene encoding pentatricopeptide repeat-containing protein At1g02060, chloroplastic isoform X1, translated as MVPLSLSSQQLFSNLRFISVSTFNPYLRFFGFRYICSDYPESQNARLRSRNESKTAKTMANLINSKPWSNALVSFLPTPLSKTTVLRTLRLIRDPSKALRFFKWAQQSGFSHTAQSYFILLQILGRHRNLNVARNLLFSIEKKSNGTVKLEDRFFNTLIRSYAEAGLFKESLKLFQTMKSVAVSPSVVTFNSVLSILLKRGRTNMAKEVYDEMLHTYGVSPDTCTYNVLIRGLCKNSMVDEGFRFFKEMASFNCDPDVVTYNTLVDGLCRAGKVRIARNLVNAMSKKCEGLNPNVVTYTTLIRGYCMKQEVDEALVVLEEMSGRGIEPNMVTYNTLIKGLCEVHKLDKMKDVLELMKDNGGFSPDTFTFNTIIHSHCCAGNLDEALKVFESMKKFQIRMDSASYSPLIRCLCQKGDYDMAEVLFDELFEKEILLSNFGSKPLAASYSPLIQYLCEHGKSKKAERVMRQLMKRGTQDGQLYNTLIMGHCKEGTYESGYELLVWMLRRDFLPDVHIYDSLIDGFLLKNKPLLAKETLEKMLKSSYQPKTATWHSILAKLLEKGCAHESACVILMMLEKNVRQNINLSTESLKLLFRCGQQERAFEIIDLLYKNGYRVTIEEVVQFLFERGKLSEACKMLFFSFKNHQNVNIDLCNAIVLNLCKTNKVSEAFNLCYELVEKGLCQELTCLNDLLAALEEGGRREEAIFISKRLPRLEKLDESKGNHGSKKFRPIKV; from the exons ATGGTTCCTCTTAGTCTCTCGTCacaacaattattttcaaatcttcGTTTCATTTCCGTCTCCACCTTCAATCCTTATCTTAG ATTCTTTGGATTCAGGTACATTTGTTCTGACTACCCAGAATCTCAAAACGCAAGACTCAGATCACGAAATGAAAGTAAAACGGCCAAAACCATGGCCAATCTTATCAATTCCAAACCATGGTCAAACGCGTTGGTCTCGTTTCTGCCCACCCCTCTCTCCAAAACGACGGTGCTCCGAACCCTTCGCCTCATCAGGGACCCTTCCAAAGCCCTTCGCTTTTTCAAGTGGGCTCAGCAAAGTGGTTTTTCCCACACAGCTCAGTCTTACTTCATCTTGCTACAAATTCTGGGTCGCCATAGGAACCTCAACGTTGCCCGAAACTTGCTTTTTTCAATCGAGAAAAAGTCTAACGGAACCGTCAAGCTTGAAGACAGGTTCTTCAATACCCTCATCAGAAGCTACGCCGAAGCAGGCCTCTTCAAAGAGTCCTTGAAGCTTTTTCAGACCATGAAGTCCGTTGCTGTTTCCCCCTCCGTGGTTACCTTCAACTCTGTTTTGTCTATTTTGCTTAAAAGGGGTCGCACCAATATGGCCAAAGAGGTGTATGATGAAATGCTTCACACGTATGGTGTTAGTCCAGACACTTGTACATACAATGTTTTGATCAGAGGGCTTTGCAAAAACTCAATGGTCGATGAAGGGTTTCGGTTCTTTAAAGAGATGGCTAGTTTTAATTGTGACCCGGATGTTGTCACGTATAACACTCTTGTTGATGGTTTATGTAGAGCAGGGAAGGTTAGAATTGCTCGGAATTTAGTAAATGCTATGAGCAAGAAATGTGAGGGTTTGAATCCTAATGTTGTTACTTATACCACTTTGATCCGAGGGTATTGTATGAAGCAAGAAGTTGATGAGGCATTGGTAGTTCTTGAAGAGATGAGTGGCCGGGGCATTGAGCCGAACATGGTTACCTATAATACTTTGATAAAAGGGCTCTGTGAGGTACACAAGTTGGACAAGATGAAAGATGTTTTGGAATTGATGAAAGACAATGGGGGTTTTAGCCCTGATACATTTACCTTTAATACAATTATTCATTCGCATTGCTGTGCAGGAAATTTGGATGAAGCATTGAAGGTGTTTGAAAGTATGAAGAAATTTCAGATCCGCATGGATTCAGCCTCGTACAGCCCTCTGATACGTTGTTTGTGTCAGAAAGGGGACTATGATATGGCAGAGGTGTTATTTGATGAGTTATTTGAGAAGGAAATCCTATTGAGTAATTTTGGCTCCAAACCACTTGCTGCTTCTTATAGTCCTCTTATTCAGTATTTGTGTGAACATGGGAAGAGTAAGAAGGCCGAGAGGGTGATGAGACAGTTAATGAAAAGGGGCACACAAGATGGCCAATTATACAACACATTGATTATGGGGCATTGTAAAGAAGGTACATACGAAAGTGGATATGAGCTTTTAGTGTGGATGCTGAGAAGAGACTTTCTACCTGATGTTCATATATATGATTCCTTGATTGatggttttcttttaaagaataaGCCTCTGCTTGCAAAGGAGACACTAGAGAAAATGCTTAAGAGCTCCTATCAACCTAAAACAGCCACCTGGCATTCCATACTAGCAAAACTGTTGGAAAAGGGTTGTGCTCATGAGTCTGCCTGTgttattttgatgatgctggAGAAAAATGTTAGACAGAATATAAACCTGTCAACTGAAAGTTTAAAGCTACTTTTTAGATGTGGACAGCAGGAAAGAGcatttgaaattattgatttgCTTTATAAGAATGGATACCGTGTTACAATAGAAGAAGTGGTTCAATTTCTTTTTGAGAGAGGAAAGCTATCAGAAGCATGCAAAAtgttgttttttagttttaaaaatcatCAGAATGTCAATATTGATTTGTGTAATGCAATTGTTCTGAATCTTTGTAAAACTAACAAGGTCTCAGAAGCATTTAATTTATGCTATGAATTGGTGGAGAAAGGTTTATGTCAGGAATTGACATGTCTAAATGATCTACTGGCTGCTTTAGAGGAAGggggaagaagagaagaagctATATTTATATCAAAGAGATTACCAAGACTGGAGAAATTAGATGAATCTAAAGGAAATCATGGCTCTAAGAAGTTCAGGCCTATTAAAGTGTGA
- the LOC106762838 gene encoding pentatricopeptide repeat-containing protein At1g02060, chloroplastic isoform X2, translated as MVPLSLSSQQLFSNLRFISVSTFNPYLRYICSDYPESQNARLRSRNESKTAKTMANLINSKPWSNALVSFLPTPLSKTTVLRTLRLIRDPSKALRFFKWAQQSGFSHTAQSYFILLQILGRHRNLNVARNLLFSIEKKSNGTVKLEDRFFNTLIRSYAEAGLFKESLKLFQTMKSVAVSPSVVTFNSVLSILLKRGRTNMAKEVYDEMLHTYGVSPDTCTYNVLIRGLCKNSMVDEGFRFFKEMASFNCDPDVVTYNTLVDGLCRAGKVRIARNLVNAMSKKCEGLNPNVVTYTTLIRGYCMKQEVDEALVVLEEMSGRGIEPNMVTYNTLIKGLCEVHKLDKMKDVLELMKDNGGFSPDTFTFNTIIHSHCCAGNLDEALKVFESMKKFQIRMDSASYSPLIRCLCQKGDYDMAEVLFDELFEKEILLSNFGSKPLAASYSPLIQYLCEHGKSKKAERVMRQLMKRGTQDGQLYNTLIMGHCKEGTYESGYELLVWMLRRDFLPDVHIYDSLIDGFLLKNKPLLAKETLEKMLKSSYQPKTATWHSILAKLLEKGCAHESACVILMMLEKNVRQNINLSTESLKLLFRCGQQERAFEIIDLLYKNGYRVTIEEVVQFLFERGKLSEACKMLFFSFKNHQNVNIDLCNAIVLNLCKTNKVSEAFNLCYELVEKGLCQELTCLNDLLAALEEGGRREEAIFISKRLPRLEKLDESKGNHGSKKFRPIKV; from the exons ATGGTTCCTCTTAGTCTCTCGTCacaacaattattttcaaatcttcGTTTCATTTCCGTCTCCACCTTCAATCCTTATCTTAG GTACATTTGTTCTGACTACCCAGAATCTCAAAACGCAAGACTCAGATCACGAAATGAAAGTAAAACGGCCAAAACCATGGCCAATCTTATCAATTCCAAACCATGGTCAAACGCGTTGGTCTCGTTTCTGCCCACCCCTCTCTCCAAAACGACGGTGCTCCGAACCCTTCGCCTCATCAGGGACCCTTCCAAAGCCCTTCGCTTTTTCAAGTGGGCTCAGCAAAGTGGTTTTTCCCACACAGCTCAGTCTTACTTCATCTTGCTACAAATTCTGGGTCGCCATAGGAACCTCAACGTTGCCCGAAACTTGCTTTTTTCAATCGAGAAAAAGTCTAACGGAACCGTCAAGCTTGAAGACAGGTTCTTCAATACCCTCATCAGAAGCTACGCCGAAGCAGGCCTCTTCAAAGAGTCCTTGAAGCTTTTTCAGACCATGAAGTCCGTTGCTGTTTCCCCCTCCGTGGTTACCTTCAACTCTGTTTTGTCTATTTTGCTTAAAAGGGGTCGCACCAATATGGCCAAAGAGGTGTATGATGAAATGCTTCACACGTATGGTGTTAGTCCAGACACTTGTACATACAATGTTTTGATCAGAGGGCTTTGCAAAAACTCAATGGTCGATGAAGGGTTTCGGTTCTTTAAAGAGATGGCTAGTTTTAATTGTGACCCGGATGTTGTCACGTATAACACTCTTGTTGATGGTTTATGTAGAGCAGGGAAGGTTAGAATTGCTCGGAATTTAGTAAATGCTATGAGCAAGAAATGTGAGGGTTTGAATCCTAATGTTGTTACTTATACCACTTTGATCCGAGGGTATTGTATGAAGCAAGAAGTTGATGAGGCATTGGTAGTTCTTGAAGAGATGAGTGGCCGGGGCATTGAGCCGAACATGGTTACCTATAATACTTTGATAAAAGGGCTCTGTGAGGTACACAAGTTGGACAAGATGAAAGATGTTTTGGAATTGATGAAAGACAATGGGGGTTTTAGCCCTGATACATTTACCTTTAATACAATTATTCATTCGCATTGCTGTGCAGGAAATTTGGATGAAGCATTGAAGGTGTTTGAAAGTATGAAGAAATTTCAGATCCGCATGGATTCAGCCTCGTACAGCCCTCTGATACGTTGTTTGTGTCAGAAAGGGGACTATGATATGGCAGAGGTGTTATTTGATGAGTTATTTGAGAAGGAAATCCTATTGAGTAATTTTGGCTCCAAACCACTTGCTGCTTCTTATAGTCCTCTTATTCAGTATTTGTGTGAACATGGGAAGAGTAAGAAGGCCGAGAGGGTGATGAGACAGTTAATGAAAAGGGGCACACAAGATGGCCAATTATACAACACATTGATTATGGGGCATTGTAAAGAAGGTACATACGAAAGTGGATATGAGCTTTTAGTGTGGATGCTGAGAAGAGACTTTCTACCTGATGTTCATATATATGATTCCTTGATTGatggttttcttttaaagaataaGCCTCTGCTTGCAAAGGAGACACTAGAGAAAATGCTTAAGAGCTCCTATCAACCTAAAACAGCCACCTGGCATTCCATACTAGCAAAACTGTTGGAAAAGGGTTGTGCTCATGAGTCTGCCTGTgttattttgatgatgctggAGAAAAATGTTAGACAGAATATAAACCTGTCAACTGAAAGTTTAAAGCTACTTTTTAGATGTGGACAGCAGGAAAGAGcatttgaaattattgatttgCTTTATAAGAATGGATACCGTGTTACAATAGAAGAAGTGGTTCAATTTCTTTTTGAGAGAGGAAAGCTATCAGAAGCATGCAAAAtgttgttttttagttttaaaaatcatCAGAATGTCAATATTGATTTGTGTAATGCAATTGTTCTGAATCTTTGTAAAACTAACAAGGTCTCAGAAGCATTTAATTTATGCTATGAATTGGTGGAGAAAGGTTTATGTCAGGAATTGACATGTCTAAATGATCTACTGGCTGCTTTAGAGGAAGggggaagaagagaagaagctATATTTATATCAAAGAGATTACCAAGACTGGAGAAATTAGATGAATCTAAAGGAAATCATGGCTCTAAGAAGTTCAGGCCTATTAAAGTGTGA